In a single window of the Dysgonomonas mossii genome:
- a CDS encoding ABC transporter ATP-binding protein: MITVEGITKSFGSLKVLKGIDLHVEKGEIISIVGASGAGKTTLLQIIGTLDKADSGTVYINGQKLNSLRDSQLSDFRNKNIGFVFQFHQLLPEFTALENVMIPALIGKVKDSQAKQKAKELLDMLGLADRLGHKPNELSGGEKQRVAVARALINNPAIILADEPSGSLDTENKEELHQLFFKLRDTLGQTFIIVTHDENLASITDRTVHMKDGQIFDPLKESI; this comes from the coding sequence ATGATTACTGTAGAAGGAATAACTAAAAGTTTTGGCTCGCTTAAAGTTCTCAAAGGCATAGATCTTCATGTAGAAAAAGGGGAGATAATATCGATTGTAGGTGCTAGTGGAGCCGGAAAGACGACCCTTCTGCAAATTATAGGGACACTGGATAAGGCTGACAGTGGTACAGTATACATTAATGGACAAAAACTGAACTCACTAAGAGATAGCCAACTGTCTGATTTCAGAAACAAAAACATTGGATTTGTATTTCAGTTCCATCAGCTTTTACCCGAATTTACAGCGTTGGAAAATGTAATGATACCTGCACTGATAGGAAAAGTTAAGGATTCTCAGGCAAAGCAAAAAGCAAAAGAATTACTCGACATGCTGGGCTTAGCCGATAGACTTGGACATAAACCAAATGAACTATCGGGAGGCGAAAAGCAACGTGTTGCTGTAGCACGTGCCTTAATTAATAATCCCGCGATTATCTTGGCTGATGAGCCGTCGGGTAGCCTCGATACAGAGAATAAAGAAGAACTACATCAATTATTTTTTAAGCTTCGCGATACATTAGGACAAACATTCATTATAGTAACTCACGACGAAAATCTGGCTTCTATAACAGACAGAACCGTACATATGAAAGATGGTCAGATCTTTGACCCTTTAAAAGAATCTATTTAA